The proteins below are encoded in one region of Sminthopsis crassicaudata isolate SCR6 chromosome 1, ASM4859323v1, whole genome shotgun sequence:
- the CDIP1 gene encoding cell death-inducing p53-target protein 1 isoform X1, which produces MSNDPPPPYPGDPSAPLLEEKTGGPPGAGRASPAMVQPPGIPVPPPDIGPPPYEPPLHPGPQPGFIPSHLNADGTYVPPGFYPPPGPHPPMGYYPAGPYPGPGGHTATVLVPSGAATTVTVLQGEIFEGAPVQTVCPHCQQSITTKISYEIGLMNFVLGFFCCFMGCDLGCCLIPCLIDDFKDVTHSCPNCKAYIYTYKRLC; this is translated from the exons ATGTCCAATGATCCTCCCCCTCCCTATCCTGGGGACCCCTCAGCTCCCCTCTTGGAGGAGAAGACTGGAGGCCCACCTGGTGCAG gcAGAGCTTCACCAGCTATGGTACAACCCCCTGGCATTCCTGTACCCCCACCAGACATTGGGCCTCCTCCCTATGAGCCACCACTTCATCCAGGCCCTCAGCCAGGCTTCATTCCTTCCCACTTAAATGCAGATGGTACTTATGTGCCCCCAG GCTTTTATCCACCTCCTGGCCCCCATCCTCCCATGGGCTACTACCCTGCAGGTCCTTATCCAGGCCCTGGGGGCCACACAGCCACTGTCCTTGTTCCCTCGGGGGCTGCTACCACAGTGACTGTGCTGCAGGGAGAAATCTTCGAGGGTGCCCCTGTGCAGACAGTGTGTCCTCACTGCCAGCAATCTATCACTACCAAGATCTCCTACGAGATTGGCTTGATGAACTTTGTGCTAGGCTTCTTCTGCTGCTTCATGGG GTGTGACCTGGGCTGCTGCTTGATCCCCTGCCTGATTGATGACTTCAAAGATGTAACACACAGCTGTCCCAATTGCAAAGCCTACATCTACACGTACAAGCGCCTGTGCTAA
- the HMOX2 gene encoding heme oxygenase 2 isoform X2 yields the protein MSSELETPSEGMDESEKRGYGEPEWKNHAKPTDLSELLKDGTKESHDRAENTQFVKDFLKGHIKKDLFKLATTALYFTYSALEEEMDRNKNHPAFAPLYFPTELHRKEALTKDMEYFFGEDWREKVKCSEATQHYVDRIHYVGQHEPELLVAHAYTRYMGDLSGGQVLKKVAQRMLKLPSTGEGTQFYLFENIDNAQQFKQFYRARMNALDLDLKIKEKVVEEANRAFEHNMQIFNELDKAGSLLAKESQDGELPIHDGKGDVRKCPYYAAQQGAHEGSACPFKNVMVVLRQPNLQLVLAAVVALASGLMAWYFM from the exons ATGTCATCTGAATTGGAGACACCATCAGAGGGAATGGATGAATCTGAAAAAAGAGGCTATGGAGAACCCGAATGGAAAAACCATGCAAA ACCCACAGATCTTTCTGAACTTCTAAAGGATGGGACCAAGGAGTCTCATGATCGTGCTGAGAATACCCAGTTTGTCAAAGATTTCTTGAAAGGCCATATCAAGAAGGATCTCTTCAAG CTAGCTACCACTGCACTTTATTTCACATACTCAGCTCTGGAAGAAGAGATGGACCGAAACAAGAATCACCCGGCCTTTGCTCCCTTGTATTTCCCTACCGAGCTACACCGTAAAGAAGCACTGACCAAGGACATGGAGTATTTCTTTGGTGAGGACTGGCGGGAGAAAGTGAAGTGTTCGGAGGCTACTCAGCACTATGTAGACCGGATCCATTATGTGGGGCAGCACGAGCCTGAGCTCCTTGTGGCCCATGCCTACACCCGGTACATGGGGGACCTCTCTGGGGGCCAGGTACTGAAGAAGGTGGCCCAGCGGATGCTGAAGCTCCCAAGCACAGGAGAAGGGACCCAGTTTTACTTGTTTGAGAATATAGACAATGCCCAGCAGTTCAAGCAGTTTTATCGGGCCAGGATGAATGCCCTGGACCTGGATCTGAAGATCAAGGAGAAAGTTGTTGAGGAGGCTAACAGGGCCTTCGAGCACAACATGCAG ATTTTCAATGAACTGGATAAGGCTGGTTCTTTGCTGGCCAAAGAATCCCAGGATGGAGAGCTCCCAATACATGATGGGAAAGGAGATGTCCGCAAGTGCCCGTACTATGCTGCTCAACAAG GTGCCCATGAAGGTAGTGCTTGCCCCTTCAAAAATGTCATGGTCGTATTGAGGCAGCCCAACCTTCAACTCGTCCTCGCTGCTGTTGTGGCCCTGGCTTCTGGACTGATGGCTTGGTACTTCATGTGA
- the CDIP1 gene encoding cell death-inducing p53-target protein 1 isoform X2, translating into MSNDPPPPYPGDPSAPLLEEKTGGPPGAGRASPAMVQPPGIPVPPPDIGPPPYEPPLHPGPQPGFIPSHLNADGTYVPPGFYPPPGPHPPMGYYPAGPYPGPGGHTATVLVPSGAATTVTVLQGEIFEGAPVQTVCPHCQQSITTKISYEIGLMNFVLGFFCCFMG; encoded by the exons ATGTCCAATGATCCTCCCCCTCCCTATCCTGGGGACCCCTCAGCTCCCCTCTTGGAGGAGAAGACTGGAGGCCCACCTGGTGCAG gcAGAGCTTCACCAGCTATGGTACAACCCCCTGGCATTCCTGTACCCCCACCAGACATTGGGCCTCCTCCCTATGAGCCACCACTTCATCCAGGCCCTCAGCCAGGCTTCATTCCTTCCCACTTAAATGCAGATGGTACTTATGTGCCCCCAG GCTTTTATCCACCTCCTGGCCCCCATCCTCCCATGGGCTACTACCCTGCAGGTCCTTATCCAGGCCCTGGGGGCCACACAGCCACTGTCCTTGTTCCCTCGGGGGCTGCTACCACAGTGACTGTGCTGCAGGGAGAAATCTTCGAGGGTGCCCCTGTGCAGACAGTGTGTCCTCACTGCCAGCAATCTATCACTACCAAGATCTCCTACGAGATTGGCTTGATGAACTTTGTGCTAGGCTTCTTCTGCTGCTTCATGGG gTAG
- the HMOX2 gene encoding heme oxygenase 2 isoform X1: MSSELETPSEGMDESEKRGYGEPEWKNHAKPTDLSELLKDGTKESHDRAENTQFVKDFLKGHIKKDLFKLATTALYFTYSALEEEMDRNKNHPAFAPLYFPTELHRKEALTKDMEYFFGEDWREKVKCSEATQHYVDRIHYVGQHEPELLVAHAYTRYMGDLSGGQVLKKVAQRMLKLPSTGEGTQFYLFENIDNAQQFKQFYRARMNALDLDLKIKEKVVEEANRAFEHNMQIFNELDKAGSLLAKESQDGELPIHDGKGDVRKCPYYAAQQGKGAHEGSACPFKNVMVVLRQPNLQLVLAAVVALASGLMAWYFM, translated from the exons ATGTCATCTGAATTGGAGACACCATCAGAGGGAATGGATGAATCTGAAAAAAGAGGCTATGGAGAACCCGAATGGAAAAACCATGCAAA ACCCACAGATCTTTCTGAACTTCTAAAGGATGGGACCAAGGAGTCTCATGATCGTGCTGAGAATACCCAGTTTGTCAAAGATTTCTTGAAAGGCCATATCAAGAAGGATCTCTTCAAG CTAGCTACCACTGCACTTTATTTCACATACTCAGCTCTGGAAGAAGAGATGGACCGAAACAAGAATCACCCGGCCTTTGCTCCCTTGTATTTCCCTACCGAGCTACACCGTAAAGAAGCACTGACCAAGGACATGGAGTATTTCTTTGGTGAGGACTGGCGGGAGAAAGTGAAGTGTTCGGAGGCTACTCAGCACTATGTAGACCGGATCCATTATGTGGGGCAGCACGAGCCTGAGCTCCTTGTGGCCCATGCCTACACCCGGTACATGGGGGACCTCTCTGGGGGCCAGGTACTGAAGAAGGTGGCCCAGCGGATGCTGAAGCTCCCAAGCACAGGAGAAGGGACCCAGTTTTACTTGTTTGAGAATATAGACAATGCCCAGCAGTTCAAGCAGTTTTATCGGGCCAGGATGAATGCCCTGGACCTGGATCTGAAGATCAAGGAGAAAGTTGTTGAGGAGGCTAACAGGGCCTTCGAGCACAACATGCAG ATTTTCAATGAACTGGATAAGGCTGGTTCTTTGCTGGCCAAAGAATCCCAGGATGGAGAGCTCCCAATACATGATGGGAAAGGAGATGTCCGCAAGTGCCCGTACTATGCTGCTCAACAAGGTAAAG GTGCCCATGAAGGTAGTGCTTGCCCCTTCAAAAATGTCATGGTCGTATTGAGGCAGCCCAACCTTCAACTCGTCCTCGCTGCTGTTGTGGCCCTGGCTTCTGGACTGATGGCTTGGTACTTCATGTGA